The following are from one region of the Oscarella lobularis chromosome 3, ooOscLobu1.1, whole genome shotgun sequence genome:
- the LOC136184847 gene encoding lateral signaling target protein 2 homolog: MMTTMSTTTRRSFLKSLRKLFSKPKKSDPHTLAAFYYADRDFSRLVDDLQRSKRRGTANISETRELQREVRAAQQTLMDLIAQCVREAVPEGERAARAFRVKYPDEINLDTLNGGLWHSAEILASGQIIVNREVESLTLRSLAKHTLAAIGVVRCALRRQSIDDVTGYSKETKDVLCWFDHNWAEYELQYIDSMCASLSSEQYEKLQECIVLFSESTQRAIKLGYLNQDMIDYYDPMLMFAIPRLAVVCGLVVFPDGPLNLDRKLSEIPICFQFQLGFLARIRELLRCLTSDELTELEKALCSSEGLGTLERDDKGRPTKVKRESSTSQNNGDKESKNPRNAFRDSRDLLHRLFVAVSGVADQLQTNSARDMRLILKGVFAVCDEPVPRQPNDGEAKEEKASPGEEMEEDLYGDDCEDEPPHSPKEETLKQRNKAAGNDEVSERASVQEPPVWLSDETSVGCSDCRVAFTLIRRRHHCRNCGKIFCAPCSSNVASLPHFGYDRPVRVCNQCVKRLI; this comes from the exons atgatgacgacgatgtcgacaacgacgagacgatcctTTCTCAAAAGCCTACGCAAACTCTTCTCCAAACCAAAG aaatcGGATCCGCACACGCTCGCGGCGTTTTACTACGCCGATCGCGATTTctcgcgtctcgtcgacgatttgcagCGAAGCAAGCGACGCGGCACGGCAAACATAAGCGAGACGCGCGAACTACAACGTGAAGTGCGCGCCGCCCAGCAAACGCTTATGGATCTGATCGCGCAGTGCGTGCGAGAAGCGGTGCCCGAAGGCGAACGAGCCGCGCGGGCGTTTCGCGTTAAATACCCCGACGAAATCAACTTGGATACATTGAACG GCGGATTGTGGCACAGCGCCGAG ATTCTCGCCAGCGGGCAGATTATCGTAAATCGCGAAGTCGAATCCTTGACGCTGCGCTCGTTAGCGAAGCACACGTTGGCCGCGATCGGCGTCGTACGTTGCGCCCTGCGTCGACAAagcatcgatgacgtcacgggGTATTCCAAAGAG ACTAAGGACGTTCTCTGTTGGTTCGATCACAATTGGGCCGAATACGAATTGCAATACATCGACAGCATGTGCGCCAGTCTGAGCTCGGAACAGTACGAAAAGTTGCAGGAGTGCATCGTCTTGTTCAGCGAATCCACTCAAAG GGCCATCAAACTCGGTTATCTGAATCAAGACATGATCGACTATTATGATCCCATGCTCATGTTTGCCATACcgcgtctcgccgtcgtgtG tggtctcgtcgtctttcccgaCGGTCCTCTCAATTTAGATCGAAAGCTGTCCGAGATACCGATCtgctttcaatttcaattggGTTTCCTCGCGCGAATCAG AGAACTTCTCCGATGTCTGACGTCAGACGAGTTGACCGAATTGGAAAAGGCTCTTTGCAGTTCCGAGGGCCTCGGCACGCTCGAGCGCGACGACAAGGGCCGCCCGACGAAAGTGAAGcgagaatcgtcgacgagtcaaAACAACGGCGACAAGGAGTCGAAGAATCCTCGCAACGCCTTTCGCGACTCCCGCGATCTATTGCATCGActattcgtcgccgtgtctGGCGTCGCCGATCAACTGCAGACGAACAGCGCGCGAGACATGCGTCTCATATTAAAAGgcgtcttcgccgtctgCGACGAGCCGGTGCCACGGCAACCGAATGACGGAGAAGCcaaggaggagaaggcgtCGCCGGGGGAGGAGATGGAGGAAGACCTCTATGGCGACGATTGCGAAGACGAGCCGCCTCATTCTCCCAAGGAGGAGACGCTGAAACAACGAAACAAAG CTGCCGGTAATGATGAAGTGTCTGAGAGGGCTTCCGTGCAGGAACCGCCCGTGTGGTTATCGGACGAGACGAGCGTCGGCTGCAGTGACTGTCGCGTCGCCTTCACGTTGATCAGGAGACGACACCACTGCAGGAATTGCGGAAAA ATTTTCTGCGCTCCGTGTTCGAGTAACGTCGCTTCGCTGCCTCATTTCGGCTATGATCGTCCCGTTCGCGTTTGCAATCAATGCGTAAAGCGTCttatttaa
- the LOC136184861 gene encoding CMP-N-acetylneuraminate-beta-galactosamide-alpha-2,3-sialyltransferase 1-like: protein MLYPRRTLVLYAVLIVTTISVIFYLRTNSSERFQPSEKATESKPDKMRQEDVSNGVITAKLVKSTVRVPPPKPTPKGAPPPRPTRRVAAKPTPSKCRNIGSLLADPNLPPIIKSKYHSDVKVMLTDKTKTLDPNIGNWWRHLQPFKNDRDFTELANDLFTVIPSADPFSPSTSCQRCAVVGTAGNLRGAGHGKEIDSFDVVIRMNTAPTKGYENDVGTKTTHHLVYPESAHNYDGEGKLVLFPFKVLDVEWLKSVFSTHHISKTWMRVPTRVNTDASNGMVIHPEFIHYVSKTWFEGKGRWTSAGGLALVWALHICNEVDVFGFGRNKYGNWDHYYDKHERTGVDPFRKTHVHDADIEEKVRTALDKAKIIRFHPGNP, encoded by the exons ATGTTGTATCCTCGTCGTACTCTCGTTCTCTATGCTGTCCTCATAGTCACAACCATCAGTGTAATATTCTATCTGAGAACCAACTCGTCCGAGCGATTCCAACCAAGCGAGAAGGCCACCGAATCAAAGCCCGATAAAATGAGACAAGAAGACGTCTCAAACGGAGTTATCACGGCAAAACTAGTGAAGTCGACAGTTCGTGTTCCTCCTCCTAAGCCAACgccgaaaggggccccaccaCCTCGTCCAACGCGACGAGTCGCAGCGAAGCCCACGCCATCGAAATGCCGCAACATCGGCTCACTGCTCGCCGATCCCAATCTCCCGCCCATCATCAAGTCGAAATACCATTCCGACGTGAAAGTGATGTTGACGGACAAAACGAAAACTCTCGATCCGAACATCGGAAATTGGTGGAGG cacTTGCAACCGTTCAAAAACGATCGGGATTTCACCGAATTGGCCAACGATTTGTTCACCGTCATTCCCAGTGCCGAtcctttttcgccttcgACTTCGTGTCAAAGGTGCGCCGTGGTCGGAACGGCGGGAAACCTGCGAGGTGCTGGCCACGGCAAAGAGATTGACTCTTTCGACGTTGTCATACGAATGAACACGGCTCCCACAAAGGGATATGAGAATGACGTCGGAACAAAGACTACACATCATCTCGTCTATCCGGAGAGTGCTCACAATTACGACGGAGAAGGAAAGCTGGTGCTGTTTCCGTTTAAAGTTTTGGACGTCGAGTGGCtgaaaagcgttttttcaacGCATCATATATCAAA AACTTGGATGAGGGTTCCGACTCGCGTTAACACCGACGCTTCAAAC GGAATGGTCATTCATCCGGAATTTATTCACTACGTGTCAAAGACATGGTTTGAAGGAAAAGGTCGGTGGACTTCAGCTGGCGGTCTGGCGCTTGTATGGGCGCTCCATATTTGCAATGAG GTTGATGTGTTTGGCTTCGGTCGAAACAAGTACGGCAACTGGGATCACTACTACGATAAGCATGAGAGGACAGGAGTTGATCCCTTTCGTAAAACGCATGTACATGACGCCGacattgaagagaaagttcgAACGGCACTCGACAAAGCGAAGATCATTCGATTTCATCCAGGAAATCCGTAA
- the LOC136184860 gene encoding CMP-N-acetylneuraminate-beta-galactosamide-alpha-2,3-sialyltransferase 1-like — MLQDAYRRRTRVFYVVLIVTTISVGFHLVKSTVRVPPPKPTLKGAPRSPPTVKGAPRPPPTVKGAPRPPPTVKGAPRPPPTLKGAPRPPPRPPTTRVAAKPTPLKCRDIGALLADPNLPPVIRSKYHSDVKVMLTENTKTLDPKIGNWWRHLQPFKSDRDFTELANDLFTVIPGADPFLPSISCRRCAVVGTAGNLRGAGHGKEIDSFDAVIRMNSAPIKGYENDVGTKTTYHLVYPESALSYGGEGKLVLFPFKVLDIEWLRSVFSTHHISRGWTRVPTHVNTDASNGMVIHPEFIHYVSKTWFEGKGRWTSAGGLALIWALHVCNEVDVFGFGRNKYGNWDHYYDKRERTGVDPFRRTHVHDADIEENVRTALNESKIIRFHPGNP, encoded by the exons ATGCTTCAAGATGcgtatcgtcgtcgtacgcGCGTTTTCTATGTTGTCCTCATAGTCACGACCATCAGTGTAGGATTCCATCTAGTGAAGTCGACAGTTCGTGTTCCTCCGCCTAAACCAACGCTGAAAGGGGCCCCACGGTCACCACCGACGGTGAAAGGGGCCCCACGGCCACCACCAACGGTGAAAGGAGCCCCACGGCCACCACCAACGGTGAAAGGGGCCCCACGGCCACCACCAACGCTGAAAGGGGCCCCACGGCCACCACCTCGTCCTCCAACGACACGAGTCGCAGCGAAGCCCACTCCATTGAAGTGCCGCGACATCGGCGCACTGCTCGCCGATCCCAATCTCCCGCCGGTCATCAGGTCGAAATACCATTCGGACGTGAAAGTGATGTTGACGGAGAATACGAAAACTCTCGATCCGAAGATCGGAAATTGGTGGAGG cacTTGCAACCGTTCAAAAGCGATCGCGATTTTACCGAATTGGCCAACGATTTGTTCACCGTTATTCCCGGTGCCGATCCCTTTTTGCCTTCGATTTCGTGTCGAAGGTGCGCCGTGGTCGGAACAGCTGGAAACCTGCGAGGCGCTGGCCACGGCAAAGAGATCGACTCCTTTGACGCTGTCATACGAATGAACTCGGCTCCTATAAAGGGATATGAGAATGACGTCGGAACAAAGACGACATATCATCTCGTCTATCCGGAGAGTGCTCTCAGTTatggaggagaaggaaagcTGGTGCTGTTTCCGTTTAAGGTTTTGGACATTGAGTGGTTGAGAAGCGTTTTTTCAACGCATCATATATCAAG AGGTTGGACGAGGGTTCCAACTCACGTGAACACCGACGCTTCAAAC GGAATGGTCATTCATCCGGAATTTATTCACTACGTGTCAAAGACATGGTTTGAAGGAAAAGGTCGGTGGACTTCAGCTGGCGGTCTGGCGCTTATATGGGCGCTCCACGTGTGCAACGAG GTTGATGTGTTTGGCTTCGGTCGGAACAAATACGGCAACTGGGATCACTACTACGATAAGCGTGAGAGGACAGGCGTTGAtccttttcgtcgaacgcATGTACACGACGCCGACATCGAGgagaacgttcgaacggcaCTCAACGAATCCAAGATCATCCGATTTCATCCAGGAAATCCGTAA
- the LOC136184856 gene encoding programmed cell death protein 4-like, with protein sequence MAAAPTGSSSCSEDKEVEQLIEQLSRSPSKEPSSPRKIEAKNGFLPPGSPSKRGPPSKCSKARPYKGKLFKDRKSRSGMRGEPKKGGAGGKGTWGKATESYEDASPAKDSRDPNYDSDDDPYVMDTIEPELTEAQLEKYVEPIVKEYYDHGDIYEVAESLRELNIRSHRYEVPRVAVSIAMEHKADHRELTSRMLSDLFGEYIGADEMMKGFDCLVSNLEDLVLDTPDAVEVLGSFIARAVADDCLPPVYVTNHKTGSELAKSAFKHANILLKKSHGMMRLDNVWGVGGGRRPVKVLVNRIKLLLEEFLSSADLKEAERCLLDLDVPHFHHELVYEAVVLVLERGTKACAEKMIRLLKFFTDSNVVTPGQMKSGFLRVFGDLSDICLDVPNAQHVLEQFVIACFDAGFMSREISAAIPSRGRKRFVSEGDGGAFKSPNDLNWRLSSSVS encoded by the exons atggCCGCCGCCCCCACCGGCAGTAGCAGCTGcagcgaagacaaagaagtcgAACAGCTCATCGAACAATTGAGTCGCAGTCCGTCGAAAGAGCCAtcgtcgccgagaaaaatcgaagcgaagaaCGGTTTTCTGCCGCCAGGTTCGCCTAGCAAGCGAGGACCGCCCTCGAAGTGCAGCAAAGCTCGACCGTACAAAGGAAAGCTGTTCAAGGATCGCAAATCGCGAAGCGGAATGCGAGGAGAGCCGAAGAAAG GCGGCGCTGGAGGCAAGGGGACGTGGGGAAAGGCGACGGAATCGTACGAGGACGCCAGCCCGGCGAAGGACTCGCGCGATCCGAATTACGATTCGGACGAC gaTCCATACGTTATGGATACAATTGAACCGGAATTGACCGAAGCCCAACTGGAAAAATACGTGGAACCGATTGTGAAA GAGTATTATGACCACGGGGATATATACGAAGTGGCCGAGTCCCTTAGAGAACTCAATATCAGGTCGCATCGATACGAAGTACCCCGTGTCGCTGTCTCCATAGCAATGGAGCACAAG GCTGATCATCGCGAACTTACGTCCAGGATGCTCTCCGATCTCTTTGGGGAATACATTGGTGCTGATGAGATGATGAAAG GATTCGATTGCTTGGTTTCTAATTTGGAGGATCTGGTTTTGGACACACCAGATGCAGTAGAG gtttTGGGGTCTTTTATTGCTCGCGCTGTCGCAGACGATTGCCTTCCGCCCGTCTATGTAACCAACCACAAGACCGGATCCGAGCTGGCCAA GAGTGCCTTTAAGCATGCCAACATTCTGCTCAAAAAGAGTCACGGCATGATGAGGCTCGATAACGTTTggggcgtcggcggcggtcgCCGACCCGTCAAAGTTCTCGTGAATCGA aTTAAGCTTCTGCTCGAGGAGTTCCTGTCGTCAGCTGACCTCAAGGAAGCCGAAAGGTGTCTTCTCGACTTGGACGTGCCTCACTTTCATCACGAGCTCGTCTACGAGGCCGttgttctcgttctcgaacGCGGCACGAAAGCGTGCGCCGAGAAGATGATACGACTTCTCAAGTTTTTCACCGACAGCAACGTCGTCACGCCGGGCCAAATGAAAAGC GGATTTTTGCGCGTTTTTGGCGATTTATCGGACATCTGTCTCGACGTGCCCAATGCCCAGCACGTTCTCGAGCAGTTCGTCATCGCCTGCTTCGACGCCGGCTTCATGTCGCGGGAGATTTCCGCCGCTATACCGTCGCGCGGTCGAAAGCGTTTCGTGagcgaaggcgacggcggcgcttTCAAATCTCCGAACGATTTGAATTGGAGGCTCTCTTCGAGCGTCTCCTGA
- the LOC136184873 gene encoding ras-related protein Rab-24-like — MAGRVDLKVVLLGKEYGGKTSLVERYLHGKFGSIPYQATIGAAFGAKTVSLQNGSSLTLGIWDTAGAERYEAMSRLYYRGAKAAVICFDLTDSSSFERARFWVNELKVTEENCKIFLCGTKYDLVQENRKARKVDAVAIEKFAEETSAPIWETSAKTGHQVDELFANIAEAFSENITPTMDQKDPATFSRETIDISASPKRATGSKSKPKCCAT, encoded by the exons ATGGCTGGAAGAGTCGATTTGAAGGTCGTTCTTCTCGGCAAGGAATATGGCGGCAAAACGAGTCTCGTAGAGCGCTACTTGCATGGCAAATTCGGTTCGATTCCATACCAAGCA ACGATTGGAGCCGCCTTTGGCGCCAAGACGGTCTCACTCCAAAACGGCTCGTCGCTTACACTAGGAATATGG GACACAGCGGGCGCCGAGCGCTACGAAGCAATGAGCAGGCTCTATTATCGCGGCGCCAAGGCGGCAGTCATTTGTTTCG ATCTGACCGACTCGTCGAGTTTCGAAAGGGCACGATTCTGGGTCAACGAATTGAAAGTGACCGAAGAG AACTGCAAGATCTTTCTTTGCGGGACGAAGTACGACTTGGTGCAGGAGAATCGCAAGGCGCGTAAAGTCGACGCAGTCGCTATTGAGAAATTCGCCGAAG AAACGTCCGCCCCAATATGGGAAACGTCAGCAAAGACCGGACATCAAGTCGACGAGCTATTCGCCAACATCGCCGAGGCTTTCAGTGAGAACATCACACCAACTATGGACCAGAAAGATCCAG CTACGTTCAGCCGTGAAACAATAGACATCAGCGCCTCGCCTAAAAGAGCAACAGGCAGCAAATCCAAACCGAAGTGCTGTGccacgtaa